One genomic window of Mucilaginibacter sp. SJ includes the following:
- a CDS encoding metallophosphoesterase, with protein MRKFLQKLLTKPVARLADRLSSRPDKKRVNRSLNRLYKSLLTGSGKKGLLIPFDAEKGKFIIFSDQHKGARDDMDIFALAEKNYLTALDYYHDQQFFYINLGDSEELWENLFITIKKHNKVTFESEKRFIQRKEFMKIFGNHDLFWDNDPLAAVGLKQIYDEVIKIYEGAVLQTTVNDKPLNIFMTHGHQGDLQSDGNWFSKWFVSNVWAPFQAYLKVNINTPANNDLLKTDHNRIMYEWSQRQKNTLLITGHTHQPVFRSLTHLEKLYNDIAKARKAGDDNLADELNKQIFNRQVKGDVAPDFSACDPSYFNSGCCCYDDGDITGIEISDGHIRLVKWEYNKLNQSERIVLEECGLEELF; from the coding sequence ATGCGCAAGTTTTTACAAAAACTGTTAACTAAGCCGGTTGCCCGGTTGGCCGACAGGCTCTCGTCACGACCAGATAAAAAACGGGTTAACAGATCACTGAACCGGTTATACAAAAGCCTGCTAACCGGGTCGGGTAAAAAAGGCCTTTTAATACCTTTCGATGCAGAAAAAGGTAAATTTATTATCTTTTCTGATCAACACAAGGGAGCGCGGGACGATATGGATATCTTCGCCCTTGCCGAAAAAAACTATCTTACAGCACTTGATTATTACCACGATCAGCAATTTTTCTACATCAATCTTGGCGATAGTGAGGAACTTTGGGAAAACCTGTTCATCACCATAAAAAAGCATAACAAAGTCACATTTGAAAGCGAGAAACGGTTCATACAACGTAAAGAATTCATGAAAATATTTGGCAACCATGATCTGTTTTGGGACAATGACCCTTTAGCGGCAGTTGGATTAAAGCAAATTTATGATGAAGTAATTAAGATCTATGAAGGAGCGGTATTGCAAACAACAGTTAATGATAAACCACTAAATATATTCATGACGCATGGCCACCAGGGCGATTTGCAAAGCGACGGCAACTGGTTCAGTAAATGGTTTGTATCCAATGTCTGGGCACCTTTCCAGGCATATCTGAAGGTAAATATAAATACCCCGGCAAATAATGACCTGCTCAAAACAGATCATAACCGCATTATGTATGAATGGAGCCAGAGGCAAAAAAACACGCTGCTGATAACCGGGCACACACATCAGCCGGTATTCAGGTCATTAACCCACCTCGAAAAACTGTATAACGATATCGCGAAAGCAAGGAAAGCCGGAGACGATAACCTGGCCGATGAACTAAATAAACAGATCTTTAACCGGCAAGTGAAGGGTGATGTGGCTCCCGATTTTAGCGCATGCGATCCAAGCTATTTCAACAGCGGCTGCTGTTGTTACGATGATGGCGATATCACAGGCATCGAAATCTCAGATGGCCACATCCGCCTCGTTAAATGGGAATACAACAAGCTAAATCAAAGTGAACGAATAGTATTGGAGGAATGTGGTTTGGAAGAGCTGTTTTGA
- a CDS encoding LutC/YkgG family protein has protein sequence MRDITTSKEKLLKKIRKALLEKRDNPYPQLEDQPLYPATDEMPEVVFAEQFTNVAGQFVFCEDELQFIENLLTLAEERKWHKIYCWEPKLQEILNQFEYPHYETDKDFEQAEVGFTLCEALIARNGSILLSNGNMAGRRLSIYPSVHIVLAYTSQMVMDLKDGFKLIKTKYGNQLPSMISTVTGPSRTADIEKTLVLGAHGPKELFVFMLEG, from the coding sequence ATGAGGGATATCACTACATCAAAAGAAAAACTGCTTAAAAAAATCAGGAAAGCACTTTTGGAGAAAAGGGATAATCCATACCCTCAACTGGAAGACCAGCCCCTTTATCCTGCAACGGATGAAATGCCCGAGGTAGTCTTCGCCGAACAGTTTACCAACGTAGCAGGCCAGTTTGTTTTTTGTGAGGATGAGCTGCAATTTATTGAAAACCTGCTTACCCTTGCCGAAGAACGTAAATGGCACAAAATTTACTGCTGGGAACCTAAGTTGCAGGAGATCCTGAACCAGTTTGAATACCCGCACTACGAAACTGATAAAGATTTTGAACAAGCCGAAGTTGGGTTTACCCTTTGCGAGGCTTTGATTGCCCGTAACGGCAGTATTTTGCTTTCAAACGGTAACATGGCCGGCCGCAGGTTAAGCATCTATCCATCGGTGCATATTGTGCTGGCTTACACTTCGCAAATGGTTATGGACTTGAAAGATGGTTTTAAACTCATCAAAACCAAATATGGCAACCAACTGCCATCCATGATCAGCACGGTAACCGGCCCAAGCCGTACCGCTGACATTGAGAAAACACTGGTATTAGGCGCCCATGGCCCTAAAGAGCTTTTTGTTTTTATGCTGGAAGGCTGA
- the rsfS gene encoding ribosome silencing factor, which produces MVKNKVLSESAYISELAIHGIQEKKGNDIIRLDLRNIFSSVADYFVICHADSSTQVKAIANSIEDEIFKATQAEPWRKEGIEHGEWILLDYVDVVIHVFRTDKREFYGVEDLWGDADIKYYKSA; this is translated from the coding sequence ATGGTAAAAAACAAAGTGTTAAGTGAATCTGCCTATATTTCAGAGCTGGCAATACATGGTATCCAGGAAAAAAAAGGCAACGATATTATCAGGTTAGACCTTCGTAATATATTCAGTTCAGTAGCAGATTATTTCGTGATCTGTCATGCTGATTCGTCGACACAGGTAAAAGCTATAGCAAATAGCATTGAGGATGAAATTTTCAAAGCCACCCAAGCCGAGCCCTGGCGCAAAGAGGGAATTGAGCATGGCGAGTGGATACTGCTTGATTATGTGGATGTTGTGATCCACGTGTTCAGGACCGATAAACGTGAGTTTTATGGAGTGGAAGATTTGTGGGGCGATGCAGATATTAAATATTATAAAAGTGCATAA
- the ftsH gene encoding ATP-dependent zinc metalloprotease FtsH yields the protein MKDIKDSKSENPRPIRKIVNKKPSPKPPKFNIMWLYGIVILAFLLIPALLNGGSGKPVTFQEFEANMLRTNDVQKIVAYKSGDLVMADVYIKQQSLSKPYFVNNTSKEKNFFNTSTSSGPQFTFTDASYESLKKSIADAQKDVPDDQKVSLQFEQGHESLLSNWLVQGVIMVILFAGVWIFIMRRMSGGSGGGPGGQIFNIGKSKATLFDKEAQVTVTFNDVAGLEEAKQEVMEIVDFLKNPKKYTNLGGKIPKGALLVGSPGTGKTLLAKAVAGEAQVPFFSLSGSDFVEMFVGVGASRVRDLFRQAKDKAPCIIFIDEIDAIGRARGKNNIVGGNDERENTLNQLLVEMDGFGTDSGIIILAATNRPDVLDSALLRPGRFDRQVSIDKPDLIGREQIFKVHLKPIKLSDGVDAKKLSAQTPGFAGAEIANVCNEAALIAARKNKESVDMTDFQDAIDRVIGGLEKKNKIISPEEKRIVAYHEAGHAIAGWFLEHADPLVKVSIVPRGVAALGYAQYLPKEQFLYTTEQLLDEMSVSMGGRVAEDIVFGKISTGALSDLERITKLAYAMTKIYGMNDSVGNVSFYDPQGEYQFNKPYSDTTAEMIDAEVRKLVDVVYQKTKDLLNAKRDGLEKIAQKLLEKEVLFQSDLEEILGKRPFDERTTYDKFVNGEAALNPDVDNNAIPDSLTNPELSRIESEDPKL from the coding sequence ATGAAAGATATTAAAGATTCTAAATCAGAAAATCCAAGACCTATCCGTAAAATTGTGAACAAGAAGCCCTCACCAAAACCGCCCAAATTCAATATCATGTGGCTATATGGTATTGTTATTTTGGCCTTTTTATTGATTCCGGCCTTGTTAAACGGCGGATCGGGCAAACCGGTTACTTTCCAGGAATTTGAGGCAAACATGCTTCGTACAAATGATGTTCAAAAAATTGTAGCTTATAAAAGCGGCGACCTGGTAATGGCCGATGTTTATATTAAGCAGCAAAGTTTGTCAAAACCATATTTTGTTAATAACACCTCTAAAGAAAAAAACTTTTTTAATACAAGTACCAGCAGCGGTCCGCAGTTTACTTTTACAGATGCATCATATGAGAGCCTGAAAAAGTCAATTGCCGATGCTCAAAAAGATGTACCTGATGATCAAAAAGTATCATTGCAATTTGAACAGGGACATGAAAGCCTGTTATCAAACTGGCTGGTACAAGGCGTTATCATGGTGATATTATTTGCCGGTGTATGGATCTTTATTATGCGCCGCATGAGCGGTGGTTCGGGCGGCGGCCCGGGCGGCCAGATCTTTAACATCGGTAAGTCAAAAGCTACCCTGTTTGATAAAGAGGCCCAGGTAACCGTTACATTTAATGACGTTGCCGGTTTGGAAGAAGCCAAACAGGAAGTAATGGAGATTGTGGATTTCCTTAAAAATCCTAAGAAATATACTAATCTGGGTGGTAAAATTCCTAAAGGAGCGCTGTTGGTAGGTTCGCCGGGTACCGGTAAAACCTTGTTAGCCAAAGCTGTTGCTGGCGAAGCGCAAGTACCTTTCTTCTCACTTTCGGGCTCTGACTTTGTGGAGATGTTTGTTGGTGTGGGTGCTTCACGGGTACGTGACTTGTTCCGCCAGGCAAAAGATAAAGCGCCATGTATCATCTTTATCGATGAGATCGATGCTATCGGTCGTGCCCGTGGTAAAAACAATATCGTAGGCGGTAATGATGAGCGCGAAAACACCCTGAACCAATTACTGGTTGAGATGGATGGTTTCGGTACCGATTCGGGTATTATCATCCTGGCTGCTACTAACCGCCCTGATGTACTGGATTCAGCTTTATTGCGTCCGGGACGTTTCGACAGGCAGGTGTCTATCGATAAACCGGATTTGATTGGTCGTGAGCAGATTTTCAAAGTTCACCTGAAACCTATCAAATTATCTGATGGTGTTGATGCCAAAAAATTATCGGCCCAAACCCCTGGTTTTGCCGGTGCCGAAATAGCCAACGTTTGTAATGAGGCTGCGCTGATTGCCGCCCGTAAAAACAAAGAGTCGGTTGATATGACCGATTTCCAGGATGCCATTGACCGTGTTATCGGTGGTTTAGAGAAGAAAAACAAGATCATCTCCCCGGAAGAAAAACGCATTGTTGCTTACCACGAAGCGGGCCACGCTATTGCTGGCTGGTTCCTGGAACATGCCGATCCATTGGTTAAAGTATCAATTGTCCCTCGTGGTGTTGCTGCCTTAGGTTATGCGCAATATCTGCCAAAAGAGCAGTTTTTGTATACTACCGAGCAATTGCTTGACGAAATGAGCGTATCAATGGGGGGCCGTGTTGCCGAAGATATCGTTTTCGGTAAAATTTCTACCGGTGCACTGAGCGATTTGGAGCGTATCACCAAACTTGCTTATGCCATGACCAAGATTTATGGCATGAACGATAGCGTTGGTAACGTATCATTCTATGATCCGCAGGGCGAGTACCAGTTTAACAAACCATACTCAGATACTACGGCCGAAATGATTGACGCTGAAGTACGAAAGCTGGTCGATGTGGTTTATCAAAAAACCAAAGACTTGCTGAATGCTAAACGTGATGGCCTTGAAAAGATAGCTCAGAAGTTACTTGAAAAAGAAGTGTTGTTCCAAAGTGATCTGGAAGAGATCCTGGGTAAGCGTCCGTTTGACGAACGTACAACTTATGATAAGTTTGTAAACGGCGAAGCCGCGTTAAATCCGGATGTGGATAACAATGCTATTCCCGACTCGCTGACTAATCCTGAACTTTCAAGAATAGAGAGCGAAGATCCGAAACTTTAA